A single genomic interval of Mangifera indica cultivar Alphonso chromosome 5, CATAS_Mindica_2.1, whole genome shotgun sequence harbors:
- the LOC123216860 gene encoding serine/threonine protein phosphatase 2A 59 kDa regulatory subunit B' eta isoform-like isoform X2 yields MIKQILGRHPRKPAKSSESREFGGPSATSVNNSASSRSSDLVSDRPINLDHMTISDTNSAVNFGCIQETKFPQVGHPKLNGNGVITPYEALPGFRGVQSFEKQNLLIRKLNLCCVVFDFADPTKNLKEKDIKRQTLLELVDYITSANGKFTETVMQEVIKMVSVNLFRSLAPQPRDNKIIETFDLEEEEPLMDPAWPHLQIVYEFLLRFVASPETDAKLAKRYINHSFVLKLLDLFDSDDPREREYLKTILHRIYGKFMVHRPFIRKAINNFFFCFIFETGKHNGIAELLEVLGSIINGFALPLKEEHKLFLVRALIPLHKPKCLPMYHQPLSYCITQFLEKECKLADTVIRGLLKYWPITNSSKEVMFLNELEEVLEATQPAEFQRCMVPLFRQIALCLSSSHFQMRKKKENLST; encoded by the coding sequence ATGATTAAGCAGATACTTGGTAGGCATCCACGGAAGCCGGCCAAGTCATCTGAGAGTCGTGAATTTGGGGGTCCTTCTGCCACTTCTGTAAACAATTCTGCCAGTTCTAGAAGCAGTGATCTTGTGAGTGATAGGCCAATAAATTTGGACCATATGACTATTTCGGATACCAATTCTGCTGTCAATTTTGGGTGCATTCAAGAAACTAAATTTCCCCAAGTTGGACATCCAAAACTGAATGGCAATGGAGTAATTACTCCATATGAAGCACTACCAGGATTCAGGGGTGTTCAGAGCTTTGAGAAGCAAAACTTGCTTATTAGAAAACTGAACTTGTGCTGTGTTGTGTTTGACTTTGCTGATCCAACCAAGAACTTGAAAGAAAAGGACATCAAGCGGCAGACGTTGCTTGAGCTTGTGGATTATATTACTTCTGCAAATGGGAAATTCACAGAGACTGTCATGCAAGAAGTTATAAAGATGGTATCAGTTAATTTATTTAGGTCCCTTGCACCACAACCCAGAGATAACAAGATTATAGAAACCTTTGACCTGGAGGAGGAAGAACCTCTGATGGACCCTGCATGGCCTCATTTGCAAATCGTGTATGAGTTTCTTCTGAGATTTGTTGCATCACCAGAAACAGATGCAAAATTGGCTAAAAGGTATATCAATCACTCATTTGTTCTCAAGTTATTAGACCTCTTTGATTCTGATGATCCCAGGGAGAGGGAGTATCTGAAAACCATTCTTCATCGCATCTATGGAAAATTTATGGTGCATCGCCCATTTATTCGTAAAGCCATCAAtaacttcttcttttgttttatttttgaaactggGAAGCATAATGGGATTGCTGAGCTTTTAGAGGTTTTGGGCAGTATAATCAATGGGTTCGCTTTGCCGCTGAAAGAAGAACACAAATTGTTCTTGGTACGGGCACTAATTCCCCTTCATAAACCTAAATGCCTTCCAATGTACCATCAGCCATTGTCATACTGCATTACACAGTTTCTGGAGAAAGAATGCAAACTTGCAGACACTGTTATAAGAGGTTTGTTAAAGTATTGGCCAATCACTAATAGTTCAAAGGAGGTTATGTTCCTTAATGAGCTGGAGGAAGTTCTAGAAGCAACTCAACCAGCAGAGTTTCAGAGATGTATGGTACCCCTATTTCGTCAAATTGCTCTGTGCTTGAGCAGTTCACATTTCCAG
- the LOC123216368 gene encoding signal recognition particle subunit SRP72-like: protein MSDPNSNGRIRYWARELVATLPDLFLGSVMPVLLQASILVRENKAARAEEILGQQAEKFPDQSKVVLLARAQVALAANHPHIAAESLSKIHDIQHMPGTVATLVALKERDAAAVLDAAIKWWLNSMTEDNHLSVIMQEAASFSLRHGQEEDAFRLYEGLVKTHKSIEALVGLVTTAAQVDVDKAEAYEKELKPLPGFKGVDVNSLEKISGAKHVEGTAHVVTEAYEEGRREKPKKKRKRKPRYLKGFDPANPGPPPDPERWLPRRERSSYRPKQRPKRKDKRAAQVRGSLGAVVRDKNQADA, encoded by the exons ATGAGCGATCCGAATTCGAACGGTCGGATTAGATATTGG GCTCGAGAACTAGTTGCCACATTGCCAGACCTTTTTCTTGGCAGTGTGATGCCAGTATTGCTTCAAGCTTCTATCCTAGTGAGAGAGAACAAGGCTGCAAGAGCTGAAGAAATATTAGGGCAGCAGGCTGAGAAGTTCCCAGACCAGTCCAAAGTTGTTCTTTTGGCAAGGGCACAGGTTGCTCTTGCTGCCAACCATCCTCATATTGCAGCCGAGTCCCTGTCTAAGATACATGATATCCAGCACATGCCTGGCACTGTGGCCACCCTTGTGGCTCTTAAAGAGCGTGATGCAGCAGCTGTGCTTGATGCTGCAATTAAATGGTGGCTAAATTCCATGACTGAGGACAATCATCTAAGTGTTATAATGCAGGAGGCTGCTTCCTTCAGTCTCAGACATGGCCAAGAGGAGGATGCCTTCCGTCTTTATGAAGGGCTTGTGAAAACCCATAAAAGCATTGAGGCCTTGGTTGGGCTGGTCACTACAGCTGCTCAGGTGGATGTAGACAAGGCAGAAGCTTACGAGAAGGAGCTGAAGCCATTGCCTGGTTTCAAGGGGGTTGATGTGAATAGTTTGGAGAAGATTTCTGGTGCAAAACATGTTGAAGGCACTGCCCATGTTGTCACTGAAGCATATGAAGAAGGAAGGAGGGAGaaaccaaagaaaaagagaaagagaaagccAAGGTACCTGAAAGGATTTGACCCTGCGAACCCTGGTCCTCCTCCAGACCCAGAAAGGTGGCTCCCCCGGAGAGAGAGGTCAAGTTACAGGCCTAAGCAaa GGCCTAAGAGAAAGGATAAGAGAGCTGCTCAAGTAAGAGGCTCGCTGGGTGCTGTTGTTAGAGACAAAAATCAAGCTGATGCCTAG
- the LOC123215363 gene encoding uncharacterized protein LOC123215363, with product MDSGLSWADQWDTDNSDLPASASEKNNNNGKDGSKNKSVKGLLSLKWIKELRKKTKK from the coding sequence ATGGATTCTGGGTTATCCTGGGCTGATCAATGGGATACTGACAACTCTGACCTTCCAGCCTCTGCTtcagaaaaaaacaataataatggAAAAGATGGATCTAAGAACAAGTCTGTGAAGGGCTTGTTAAGCCTCAAATGGATAAAAGAGCTCCGCAAGAAGACCAAAAAATAA
- the LOC123216687 gene encoding trihelix transcription factor GT-1-like isoform X2: MYLSEKPRPIDFYKDESAGATARDMIIEVTSNGDLPPQQMILGDSSGGEDHEVKAPKKRAETWVQDETRILIAFRREMDGLFNTSKSNKHLWEQISAKMREKGFDRSPTMCTDKWRNLLKEFKKAKHQERGSGSAKMSYYKEIDEILKERSKSAQYKTSNVSANKVETYMQFSDKGFDDASISFGPVEAVFLCA, from the exons ATGTACTTGTCCGAAAAGCCTCGCCCCATTGATTTTTACAAAGATGAATCCGCAGGCGCCACCGCCCGTGACATGATCATCGAGGTCACTTCCAATGGCGACTTGCCTCCTCAGCAAATGATCCTTGGTGATAGTAGCGGCGGCGAGGACCATGAGGTAAAAGCTCCCAAGAAACGAGCCGAGACGTGGGTTCAAGACGAAACCCGGATCCTTATTGCGTTTAGGAGAGAAATGGATGGTCTTTTTAACACATCCAAGTCTAATAAGCACTTGTGGGAACAAATTTCTGCAAAGATGAGAGAGAAGGGTTTTGATAGGTCCCCAACCATGTGTACCGACAAGTGGAGGAATCTTTTGAAGGAGTTTAAGAAAGCTAAGCATCAAGAACGAGGAAGTGGCTCCGCCAAGATGTCTTATTATAAGGAGATTGATGAGATTTTGAAGGAGAGAAGCAAGAGTGCACAGTACAAGACCTCTAATGTTTCTGCTAATAAGGTTGAAACTTATATGCAGTTCTCTGATAAAG GTTTTGATGATGCTAGTATATCATTTGGTCCTGTGGAAG CTGTGTTTTTGTGTGCCTGA
- the LOC123216687 gene encoding trihelix transcription factor GT-1-like isoform X1 — protein sequence MYLSEKPRPIDFYKDESAGATARDMIIEVTSNGDLPPQQMILGDSSGGEDHEVKAPKKRAETWVQDETRILIAFRREMDGLFNTSKSNKHLWEQISAKMREKGFDRSPTMCTDKWRNLLKEFKKAKHQERGSGSAKMSYYKEIDEILKERSKSAQYKTSNVSANKVETYMQFSDKGFDDASISFGPVEASGRPTLNLERRLDHEGHPLAITTADAVAATGVPPWNWRDTPPGNGGDAQSYVGRVISVKWGDYTRRIGIDGTADAIKEAVKSAFGIRTKRAFWLEDEDQIVRSIDRDMPLGNYTLHLDEGLSIKVCLYDESDHMPVHTEDKTFYTEEDFRVFLARRCLTCLREFDGYRNIDNMDDLRPGAIYRGAT from the exons ATGTACTTGTCCGAAAAGCCTCGCCCCATTGATTTTTACAAAGATGAATCCGCAGGCGCCACCGCCCGTGACATGATCATCGAGGTCACTTCCAATGGCGACTTGCCTCCTCAGCAAATGATCCTTGGTGATAGTAGCGGCGGCGAGGACCATGAGGTAAAAGCTCCCAAGAAACGAGCCGAGACGTGGGTTCAAGACGAAACCCGGATCCTTATTGCGTTTAGGAGAGAAATGGATGGTCTTTTTAACACATCCAAGTCTAATAAGCACTTGTGGGAACAAATTTCTGCAAAGATGAGAGAGAAGGGTTTTGATAGGTCCCCAACCATGTGTACCGACAAGTGGAGGAATCTTTTGAAGGAGTTTAAGAAAGCTAAGCATCAAGAACGAGGAAGTGGCTCCGCCAAGATGTCTTATTATAAGGAGATTGATGAGATTTTGAAGGAGAGAAGCAAGAGTGCACAGTACAAGACCTCTAATGTTTCTGCTAATAAGGTTGAAACTTATATGCAGTTCTCTGATAAAG GTTTTGATGATGCTAGTATATCATTTGGTCCTGTGGAAG CTAGTGGCAGGCCAACACTCAATCTTGAAAGACGTCTAGATCATGAGGGACATCCTCTTGCTATTACCACAGCTGACGCTGTTGCTGCCACTGGAGTACCTCCTTGGAACTGGAGGGACACCCCACCCGGAAATG GTGGGGATGCTCAGTCGTATGTTGGGAGGGTTATATCAGTAAAATGGGGGGATTACACGAGAAGGATTGGTATTGATGGTACTGCTGATGCCATCAAGGAGGCAGTCAAGTCTGCTTTTGGGATAAGAACTAAACGTGCATTTTGGTTGGAGGATGAAGATCAGATAGTTCGGAGTATTGACAGGGACATGCCACTGGGGAATTACACTCTTCACCTTGATGAAG GATTGTCAATTAAAGTATGCCTCTATGATGAGTCAGATCACATGCCTGTTCATACTGAGGATAAAACTTTTTACACCGAAGAGGATTTCCGTGTTTTTCTAGCTCGTCGTTGCTTGACATGTCTTAGGGAGTTCGATGGGTACAGAAATATTGATAACATGGATGATCTTCGACCTGGTGCAATATACAGAGGTGCAACTTAA
- the LOC123216689 gene encoding mitotic spindle checkpoint protein MAD2: MASRTIAKDIITLRGSAAIVSEFFGYAANSILYNRGVYPEESFVKVKKYGLPMLLTQDEGVKSFIANITSQLSEWLEAGKLQRVVLVIMSKANNEVLERWNFSIETDGEVVEKGVSKEKSDKEIMREIQAIMRQIASSITYLPCLDEPCVFDVLAYTDKDVAVPFTWVESDPKLIANPQMVKLHSFDTKIHKVDTLVSYKNDEWDEQ; encoded by the exons ATGGCATCAAGAACAATTGCTAAAGACATCATCACTCTGCGGGGTTCGGCAGCCATTGTCAGCGAGTTTTTCG GTTATGCGGCAAACAG TATACTCTACAATCGTGGGGTTTATCCAGAAGAAAGttttgtcaaagtgaagaaatatgGGCTCCCAATGCTGCTTACTCAAGATGAGGGTGTTAAATCCTTCATTGCTAACATTACGTCTCAGCTTTCAG AGTGGCTGGAAGCTGGAAAGTTACAGAGGGTTGTTCTAGTAATAATGAGCAAGGCCAACAATGAGGTTTTAGAGAGGTGGAATTTCAGTATTGAGACAGATGGTGAGGTTGTTGAGAAGGG TGTGTCAAAGGAAAAGAGTGACAAAGAAATTATGAGAGAGATACAAGCAATCATGAGACAGATTGCCTCAAGCATTACTTACTTGCCCTGCCTTGATGAACCCT GTGTGTTTGATGTGTTAGCATACACTGATAAAGATGTTGCAGTTCCATTTACTTGGGTTGAGAGTGACCCCAAGCTGATTGCAAATCCACAAATGGTGAAATTGCATTCGTTTGATACCAAG ATACACAAGGTTGACACTCTTGTATCATACAAGAACGATGAATGGGATGAACAGTAA
- the LOC123217252 gene encoding glyceraldehyde-3-phosphate dehydrogenase, cytosolic — MAGGKKIKIGINGFGRIGRLVARVALQRNDVELVAVNDPFITTDYMTYMFKYDTVHGQWKHHEVKIKDQKTLLFDEKPVTVFGIRNPEEIPWAETGAEFVVESTGVFTDKEKAAAHLKGGAKKVVISAPSKDAPMFVVGVNEKEYKPELNIVSNASCTTNCLAPLAKVINDRFGIVEGLMTTVHSITATQKTVDGPSMKDWRGGRAASFNIIPSSTGAAKAVGKVLPSLNGKLTGMSFRVPTVDVSVVDLTVRLEMEATYEEIKAAIKEESEGKLKGILGYTEEDVVSTDFVGDSRSSIFDAKAGIALNKKFVKLVSWYDNEWGYSSRVIDLIVHMASTA; from the exons ATGG CCGGAGGCAAGAAGATTAAGATCGGAATCAATG GTTTTGGAAGGATCGGTCGCTTGGTTGCTAGAGTTGCTCTGCAGAGGAACGATGTTGAGCTTGTGGCTGTTAACGATCCCTTCATCACAACTGATTACATG ACATACATGTTTAAGTACGATACTGTTCACGGTCAGTGGAAACACCATGAGGTGAAGATTAAGGACCAAAAGACCCTTCTCTTCGATGAGAAGCCAGTCACTGTTTTCGGTATCag AAACCCTGAGGAGATTCCATGGGCTGAGACCGGTGCCGAGTTTGTTGTTGAGTCAACTGGAGTGTTCACTGACAAGGAGAAGGCTGCTGCTCACTTGAAg GGTGGTGCCAAGAAGGTTGTTATTTCGGCCCCAAGCAAAGATGCTCCCATGTTTGTTGTGGGTGTAAATGAGAAAGAATACAAGCCAGAACTTAACATTGTTTCAAATGCAAGCTGCACAACAAACTGCCTTGCTCCTCTCGCAAAGGTTATCAATGACAGATTTGGAATTGTTGAGGGTCTTATGACCACTGTCCACTCCATCACTG CCACCCAGAAGACTGTTGATGGACCATCAATGAAGGACTGGAGAGGTGGTAGAGCCGCATCCTTCAACATCATCCCCAGCAGCACTGGAGCTGCCAAG GCTGTCGGAAAAGTTCTGCCTTCCCTCAATGGCAAATTGACTGGCATGTCTTTCCGTGTTCCTACAGTTGATGTTTCAGTTGTGGACCTTACTGTCAGACTTGAGATGGAGGCAACCTATGAGGAAATCAAAGCTGCCATCAA AGAAGAGTCTGAGGGCAAGCTTAAGGGCATTTTGGGATACACTGAAGAAGATGTTGTATCCACTGATTTCGTGGGTGACAGCAG GTCAAGCATTTTCGATGCCAAGGCTGGTATTgctttgaacaaaaaatttgtgaaaCTTGTCTCTTGGTATGACAATGAATGGGGATACAG TTCACGCGTGATTGACTTGATTGTCCACATGGCATCAACTGCTTAA